One part of the Anaerolineae bacterium genome encodes these proteins:
- a CDS encoding glycosyltransferase family 39 protein codes for MPSPECFRRVVSQWGALLIALSLFLGLALYQLSLPGLHYDEAREAGVNALQLMQGLPVEAFRGATVRIAGRTLPLMVQDYIGALNVYLAIPFLVLGGVNVVALRLLPVVIAALTLVLVYRLVNRQVGPIAASLTALLLAVNPSFVFWSRQGIFVTNITALLAVMAAMLALRVARHRRPADWAVLGLVCGLGLWAKLLFVWVIGAGLTVALIGFIGQRQMQRACQVSAVAPTVLSPPEGLVWLRQMLGPVLGMAGLLGGMAPLLVFNLQTSGTLISVFAHLERSYYGVNNADFLHNLERRAWQLWVLLNSEHLWYLGEAISNQLAPWLAITLLVSALIVWAARPQRQLRQLAPLAGGLLFVALYVVQSSFTISDLFITHYATGLPFIFLVVGSAVGVLVQVAGRRGMALALALTFAWAGSDLVTDLRYHQVLRFTGGHGTHSDAIYALAGHLIKRPEQPVVALDWGIAAPVYFLTKGRVNPVELFGYERLDAPDPGFEARLLPYLENPDTVYLFRSGDDTIFEGRRQALKELALREGRRFVREIVIRERTRRTAFRVMRVVP; via the coding sequence ATGCCATCTCCTGAGTGTTTCCGGCGAGTTGTCAGCCAGTGGGGCGCCTTGCTCATTGCGTTGTCCCTCTTCCTGGGGCTTGCGCTGTATCAACTTTCCCTGCCAGGCCTGCACTACGATGAAGCCCGCGAAGCTGGCGTGAATGCCTTGCAACTGATGCAGGGGCTGCCCGTGGAAGCTTTTCGCGGCGCAACGGTTAGAATCGCGGGACGGACGCTTCCCCTCATGGTGCAGGACTACATCGGTGCCTTAAACGTCTACCTAGCGATTCCGTTTCTGGTCCTCGGCGGTGTGAATGTGGTCGCGCTGCGGCTGCTGCCAGTGGTGATAGCCGCGCTGACGTTGGTGTTGGTTTACCGGCTGGTGAACCGGCAGGTCGGGCCGATCGCTGCCAGCCTAACGGCCCTGTTGCTGGCTGTCAATCCTTCGTTTGTGTTCTGGAGCCGGCAGGGCATCTTTGTGACCAACATCACGGCTTTGCTGGCGGTGATGGCAGCCATGCTAGCGCTGCGTGTAGCGCGGCACCGTCGGCCAGCGGACTGGGCCGTTTTAGGTCTCGTCTGTGGGTTGGGGCTATGGGCCAAGCTGCTTTTCGTTTGGGTTATCGGTGCGGGGTTAACGGTGGCGTTGATCGGATTCATCGGCCAGCGTCAGATGCAAAGGGCCTGTCAGGTTTCTGCAGTTGCGCCCACTGTTTTGAGCCCACCGGAGGGGCTTGTCTGGCTTCGCCAAATGCTAGGGCCCGTGTTGGGGATGGCTGGCCTGCTGGGGGGCATGGCTCCTCTGCTGGTCTTCAACTTGCAGACTAGCGGGACTCTGATCTCTGTTTTCGCCCACCTGGAACGGTCCTACTATGGCGTGAACAATGCCGACTTCCTACACAATCTGGAACGGCGCGCCTGGCAGTTGTGGGTATTGCTGAACAGTGAACACTTGTGGTATTTAGGGGAAGCCATTTCGAACCAACTGGCGCCCTGGCTGGCCATCACGCTACTAGTATCGGCGCTGATTGTCTGGGCCGCGCGACCGCAGCGACAGCTGAGGCAGCTTGCGCCGTTAGCTGGCGGCTTGTTATTCGTCGCCCTCTACGTGGTACAGAGCTCGTTTACCATATCCGACCTGTTTATCACTCATTATGCCACCGGCTTGCCCTTCATTTTCCTCGTCGTTGGCTCGGCCGTGGGCGTACTTGTCCAGGTAGCAGGACGACGCGGCATGGCCTTGGCGCTAGCGCTAACGTTTGCCTGGGCGGGTAGCGACCTGGTCACTGATTTACGCTATCATCAGGTGCTGCGCTTCACCGGCGGCCATGGCACTCATTCCGACGCGATCTATGCCCTGGCAGGCCATTTGATCAAGCGACCGGAACAGCCTGTCGTGGCGCTGGACTGGGGAATCGCCGCGCCGGTGTATTTCCTGACCAAGGGAAGGGTTAATCCGGTGGAGCTATTCGGCTACGAGCGCTTGGACGCTCCCGATCCTGGGTTCGAAGCCCGTTTGCTCCCGTATCTGGAAAATCCGGATACGGTGTATTTGTTTCGCTCAGGAGACGATACCATCTTTGAGGGCCGGCGTCAGGCGCTCAAAGAGCTAGCCCTTCGTGAGGGACGCCGTTTCGTCAGGGAAATCGTGATACGCGAGCGAACCCGCCGCACCGCATTCCGGGTGATGCGCGTGGTGCCTTAG
- a CDS encoding FecR family protein produces MAWTILIAAFVIFCFLAVSVPLAIRWYLLYSVERVPARIDVLAGTGTALVFSVGAREPAGVENTRPIQKGDTIRSGDARVILSIEEPSEPEGVLSTVQLYSQTELTVRKANRPRFSLSREPYRIELELHNGRVRVLNLQPLRRALAVRVYTPQGVVDLTTGSFSIEVSREETQVTARSGEAIAHSGGAAVTVRPGQRTILQEAVPPLEPLPAAQNLLVNGNFEKGLTSAWQVGTYQQLPTVAPATVEVVEVGGRKAVYFSRSAEEGVHTEAWIEQALNKDVLDFEQLSIRLDVRLIHQSLPGGGYLSSEFPVMVRLNYTDVYGKQLEWVHGFYYRDPDPNSNWPIINGEKIPPHIWYPYESPNLIELLRDTRPARLNSIRIYASGWNYQSMVSEIGIIAR; encoded by the coding sequence ATGGCCTGGACGATCCTCATCGCTGCTTTTGTGATCTTCTGCTTCTTGGCGGTTTCGGTTCCCCTTGCGATCCGTTGGTATCTGCTCTATTCTGTGGAGCGGGTGCCGGCCCGCATAGATGTGCTCGCCGGGACAGGCACTGCACTGGTCTTCTCTGTGGGCGCGCGGGAGCCAGCTGGCGTCGAAAACACGCGTCCGATCCAGAAAGGGGATACCATCCGCTCGGGAGATGCTCGTGTCATTCTCAGCATCGAGGAGCCCAGTGAGCCGGAAGGGGTCCTCAGCACCGTGCAACTGTACAGTCAGACAGAGCTCACCGTGCGCAAGGCGAACCGCCCACGGTTCAGCCTCAGCCGTGAGCCATATCGCATCGAGTTGGAGCTGCATAACGGGCGGGTGCGTGTCCTCAATCTCCAGCCGCTCCGGCGGGCGCTAGCGGTGCGCGTATACACCCCACAGGGGGTGGTAGACCTGACCACGGGTAGCTTTTCCATCGAGGTAAGCCGAGAAGAGACGCAGGTTACTGCGCGCTCGGGAGAGGCCATCGCCCATTCCGGCGGTGCTGCCGTAACGGTAAGACCCGGTCAGCGCACCATTCTACAGGAGGCAGTCCCCCCCTTAGAGCCCTTGCCTGCCGCGCAGAACTTGCTAGTCAATGGTAATTTCGAGAAGGGGCTGACGTCTGCTTGGCAAGTAGGAACCTATCAGCAGCTTCCGACGGTAGCTCCTGCCACGGTCGAAGTGGTAGAAGTGGGAGGGCGAAAGGCCGTCTATTTCTCCCGCAGCGCCGAGGAAGGGGTCCATACCGAAGCCTGGATCGAGCAGGCGTTGAACAAGGATGTGCTCGATTTCGAGCAACTAAGCATCCGGTTGGACGTGCGGCTGATCCATCAATCGTTGCCCGGCGGCGGTTATCTGAGTTCTGAGTTTCCGGTAATGGTCCGGCTCAATTACACCGATGTCTACGGCAAGCAACTGGAATGGGTGCATGGATTCTATTACCGGGACCCTGATCCCAACAGCAACTGGCCTATTATTAACGGTGAGAAGATCCCCCCCCACATCTGGTATCCTTATGAGTCGCCCAATTTGATCGAGCTATTGCGGGATACTAGGCCGGCCCGCCTGAACTCTATCCGCATCTACGCTTCCGGTTGGAACTACCAGAGCATGGTTTCCGAGATCGGGATCATTGCCCGCTGA
- a CDS encoding HEAT repeat domain-containing protein, whose protein sequence is MKTKVDIQTVLARLADPEKRPSLSILYSLSDLGREEVLRFQATWSELPVARRRWIARNLVELAEEHVELYYNPLFRWLLGDPDPVVRVQAIEGLWEDENVNLIHPLVRMLREDPDESVRAAAASALGRFVLLGELGEIDGPMAMMAEKALLATIHTPQESLEVRRRAVEAIAYSSEAGVRDVIRNAYYDEDERMRVSAVFAMGRSADRYWRSIVLAELKSELPEMRFEAARACGELELRDSVPMLAVLAEDEDTEVRQAAIWALGRIGGREARRILLKYLDSEEEAIRDAAEAAMEELAFGEDALSIPVYGLDVEEDEDDLEFWDALDNDQDS, encoded by the coding sequence GTGAAGACGAAAGTTGACATTCAGACGGTATTAGCCCGTCTGGCCGATCCGGAAAAACGGCCAAGTCTCTCGATTTTATATAGCCTATCCGATTTAGGGCGAGAGGAGGTGTTACGCTTCCAGGCCACCTGGAGCGAACTGCCAGTTGCTCGGCGGCGATGGATTGCCCGCAATCTGGTTGAACTGGCGGAGGAGCATGTCGAGCTGTACTACAATCCGCTCTTCCGATGGCTGCTGGGGGATCCCGATCCGGTCGTGCGCGTGCAGGCTATTGAGGGGCTATGGGAAGACGAGAACGTGAATCTGATCCACCCTCTTGTGCGCATGCTTCGCGAGGATCCGGACGAAAGCGTGCGGGCAGCAGCAGCCAGCGCGTTGGGGCGATTCGTTCTGCTGGGCGAGCTGGGAGAGATTGACGGCCCTATGGCGATGATGGCCGAAAAGGCACTCCTAGCCACTATTCACACACCGCAAGAATCCCTCGAGGTGCGCCGACGGGCTGTGGAGGCCATCGCTTACTCCAGCGAGGCGGGTGTGCGCGATGTGATCCGCAACGCTTACTATGACGAGGATGAGCGGATGCGGGTCAGCGCGGTGTTCGCCATGGGGCGCAGCGCCGACCGATATTGGCGTTCCATCGTGTTGGCTGAGCTGAAGAGCGAGCTGCCGGAGATGCGCTTTGAGGCGGCTCGCGCTTGCGGAGAGCTGGAACTGCGCGATTCCGTGCCTATGCTAGCTGTGTTGGCGGAGGACGAGGACACCGAGGTGCGGCAGGCGGCGATATGGGCCTTGGGGCGCATCGGTGGCCGCGAGGCGCGGCGTATCCTTCTCAAGTACCTGGACAGCGAGGAAGAAGCCATTCGCGATGCTGCAGAGGCTGCCATGGAAGAGTTGGCCTTTGGAGAGGATGCGCTCAGTATTCCGGTATACGGCCTGGATGTAGAAGAAGACGAAGACGATCTAGAGTTCTGGGATGCGTTGGATAACGATCAAGATTCGTAA
- a CDS encoding tetratricopeptide repeat protein, with the protein MISEGDEKKQQERARRIHELLNKGARLLYQRRPGEAVLALEEAYTLDPENVDVAINLGGAYVMQGRFSKAIPVLEAASQRAPNNSMVWTNLAAAYLGRLELSSREMQDRAIAAFERALQANPGAPNVHYNLGLIYKERGDLKRAFAHFQRALETDPNDRDARFWLDWIQRAGEPGDEQQDPPAEEPDEPEGRFL; encoded by the coding sequence ATGATCTCAGAAGGAGACGAAAAGAAACAACAAGAGCGAGCGCGTCGCATTCATGAGCTGCTAAATAAAGGCGCTCGCCTGCTGTATCAACGCCGGCCCGGCGAGGCTGTCCTCGCGCTGGAGGAAGCATATACGCTCGACCCTGAGAACGTGGATGTAGCGATCAATCTAGGGGGCGCTTACGTGATGCAAGGCCGGTTCTCCAAGGCGATACCCGTGCTGGAGGCGGCCTCGCAACGGGCGCCAAACAACTCCATGGTGTGGACTAACTTGGCCGCGGCGTATCTGGGACGGTTGGAACTTTCCAGCCGCGAGATGCAAGACAGAGCTATTGCCGCCTTTGAACGGGCTTTGCAGGCAAATCCAGGTGCGCCCAACGTGCACTACAACCTGGGCTTGATCTACAAAGAACGCGGCGATTTGAAGCGGGCTTTTGCGCACTTCCAGCGGGCGCTGGAAACTGATCCGAACGATCGAGATGCGCGCTTTTGGCTTGATTGGATTCAACGGGCTGGGGAGCCTGGCGATGAGCAGCAAGATCCGCCGGCTGAGGAACCCGATGAGCCTGAAGGGCGTTTTCTTTAA
- a CDS encoding acylphosphatase: MSEEGVPVHDREEKARVSVEVYGRVQGVGYRYFVQSQARRLGLSGWVRNRRDGSVELEAEGTRAALEHFLQALRRGPTAARVECVHAIWGPYTGQYDGFEVRLW, encoded by the coding sequence ATGAGCGAAGAAGGAGTTCCGGTTCACGATCGAGAGGAAAAGGCCCGGGTGAGCGTTGAGGTTTATGGTCGCGTACAGGGTGTGGGGTATCGATACTTTGTGCAAAGCCAGGCGCGCCGGCTCGGCCTCAGTGGATGGGTGCGTAATCGGCGAGATGGTAGCGTAGAGCTGGAAGCCGAGGGCACGCGAGCGGCCCTAGAGCATTTCTTGCAGGCACTTCGTCGAGGGCCGACGGCTGCGCGGGTTGAGTGCGTCCACGCCATATGGGGACCTTACACTGGTCAATATGACGGATTCGAGGTGAGGCTTTGGTAA
- a CDS encoding radical SAM protein: protein MEKYEPSYRALLASGELRRRAALAREMLRDCVGCARRCHVNRLAGERGVCRTGGRAVVSSYFPHFGEEDCLRGWRGSGTIFFSWCNLRCIFCQNYEISQLGQGQEVSEEELAAMMLDLQAQGCHNINLVSPSHVVPQILGAIAIAAEAGLSIPIVYNTGGYDSLEALHLLDGVIDIYMPDMKYADAAIARELSGVSKYPEVNQTAVQEMYRQVGDLVIDEQGLARRGLLVRHLVLPEGLAGTAEVARFLAEKVSRHTYINIMGQYHPAYRAASRPPLHRPVKPAEVRAAEEAARAAGLYRLDRRVDVFRVAWLKR, encoded by the coding sequence ATGGAAAAATACGAGCCTTCCTATCGAGCGTTGTTGGCCTCTGGTGAGCTGCGGCGACGAGCGGCGCTGGCGCGTGAGATGCTACGCGACTGCGTGGGCTGTGCCCGGCGTTGTCATGTAAACCGGCTGGCTGGGGAGCGCGGTGTCTGCCGTACCGGCGGGCGCGCTGTCGTCTCCAGCTATTTCCCTCACTTTGGTGAGGAGGATTGCCTGCGTGGTTGGCGCGGCTCGGGTACGATCTTCTTCTCATGGTGTAACCTACGCTGCATCTTTTGCCAGAACTACGAGATCAGCCAGCTAGGTCAGGGTCAAGAGGTCAGCGAGGAAGAGCTGGCAGCTATGATGTTGGATTTGCAGGCGCAGGGGTGTCATAACATTAACTTGGTCTCCCCTAGTCACGTGGTGCCGCAGATCCTAGGTGCGATCGCCATCGCCGCGGAGGCCGGCCTGAGCATCCCGATCGTATACAACACCGGGGGATACGATTCCCTGGAGGCGCTCCACCTACTGGATGGTGTGATTGACATCTATATGCCCGATATGAAGTACGCGGACGCCGCCATCGCGCGCGAACTCTCTGGGGTCTCTAAGTACCCCGAGGTCAACCAGACGGCCGTTCAGGAGATGTATCGTCAGGTGGGTGACCTGGTCATAGACGAGCAAGGGCTGGCGCGCCGTGGGCTGTTGGTCCGACATCTCGTCCTGCCAGAAGGCCTGGCCGGCACGGCTGAGGTCGCCCGCTTTCTGGCCGAGAAGGTATCGCGTCACACCTACATCAACATCATGGGTCAGTACCATCCGGCTTATCGGGCGGCGTCGCGTCCACCGTTGCACCGACCGGTGAAGCCTGCTGAGGTGCGAGCGGCCGAAGAGGCTGCTCGCGCGGCCGGCCTCTATCGTCTGGATCGGCGGGTAGACGTCTTCCGAGTTGCCTGGCTGAAGCGATGA